The following are encoded in a window of Haloarcula halophila genomic DNA:
- a CDS encoding DUF7310 family coiled-coil domain-containing protein translates to MADSETLSERVSAVERAMTEGEKTLPDAEAVAELEPRVADVEDRLALLDERVTELEAATQALRGYVGSVKSVNEDVEQRADAALAAVDRLEDRLESRQAPREPDPQPDATGSTVQDRPAIQQRSRRAEGGRSSEHREQSPAPNRDQIDGLADVDQTGTPQDGTGQDADGVRPPRTVGDESGRTGGSHRSGEDQTRAGVLARIRSLL, encoded by the coding sequence ATGGCAGACAGCGAGACACTGTCAGAACGGGTCAGTGCCGTCGAGCGAGCGATGACCGAAGGCGAAAAGACGCTGCCCGACGCCGAGGCCGTCGCGGAGCTAGAACCCAGAGTCGCCGACGTCGAAGACCGATTGGCCCTGCTGGACGAGCGAGTGACCGAGCTGGAGGCCGCGACCCAGGCACTCCGTGGCTACGTCGGCTCGGTCAAATCGGTCAACGAGGACGTCGAACAGCGTGCCGACGCCGCGCTGGCAGCCGTCGACCGACTCGAAGACCGTCTCGAATCCCGGCAGGCGCCACGGGAGCCAGATCCACAACCGGATGCCACCGGATCGACAGTACAGGATCGGCCGGCGATACAGCAACGGTCACGCCGCGCCGAGGGCGGTCGGTCCAGCGAACACCGCGAGCAGTCCCCGGCTCCGAACCGCGATCAGATCGACGGACTGGCCGACGTGGATCAGACAGGGACACCGCAGGACGGCACAGGCCAGGACGCCGATGGAGTCAGACCACCCAGGACAGTCGGTGACGAGTCCGGGCGGACCGGCGGATCGCATCGCTCCGGCGAGGACCAAACTCGGGCCGGCGTGTTGGCTCGCATCCGGTCGCTGCTGTGA
- the mre11 gene encoding DNA double-strand break repair protein Mre11, with translation MTRVIHTGDTHLGYQQYHVPERRRDFLAAFRQVVDDAIEDGVDAVVHAGDLFHDRRPSLTDIMGTLSVLEELDDADIPFLAVVGNHEAKRDAQWLDLYESLGLATRLDDEPTVVGDTAFYGLDFVPRSQRDSLSYEFAPHDADHAALVTHGLFQPFDYGDWDAEVVLNESSVAFDALLLGDNHAPAKQAVADAWVTYCGSTERASASEREDRGYNIVTFDGEVRITRRGLDTREFVYVDVDLGPEEGIDRVRSQVGQYDVADAVVIVSIDGDGDPIAPASVEEFALDAGALVARVTDHRELAADTDETDVSFADPDDAVAERVRELGLSEAARDIDETIRASKVADANVTSTVEQRVRELIEDDPEALTADDGPNAAASESTDGSGPEQRRPDESSADGSTTGGSPADAETRDGEDQSSMEEFI, from the coding sequence ATGACACGGGTGATACACACGGGCGACACCCACCTGGGGTACCAGCAGTACCACGTCCCCGAGCGTCGCCGGGACTTCCTGGCGGCGTTCCGGCAGGTCGTCGACGACGCCATCGAGGACGGGGTCGACGCCGTCGTCCACGCCGGAGACCTGTTCCACGACCGTCGTCCCTCCCTGACCGACATCATGGGGACGCTCTCGGTTCTCGAAGAACTCGACGACGCCGATATCCCGTTTCTCGCCGTCGTGGGAAACCACGAGGCAAAGCGGGACGCACAGTGGCTCGACCTCTACGAGTCGCTGGGGCTCGCGACCCGCTTGGACGACGAGCCGACCGTGGTCGGCGATACGGCGTTCTACGGGCTCGATTTCGTCCCGCGGTCCCAGCGTGACTCCCTGTCCTACGAGTTCGCCCCCCACGACGCCGACCACGCCGCGCTCGTCACCCACGGGCTGTTCCAGCCCTTCGACTACGGCGACTGGGACGCCGAGGTCGTCCTGAACGAGTCCTCGGTGGCGTTCGACGCGCTTCTCTTGGGAGACAACCACGCACCCGCCAAACAGGCGGTCGCCGACGCCTGGGTCACCTACTGCGGATCGACCGAGCGCGCGAGCGCGAGCGAACGCGAGGACCGGGGGTACAACATCGTCACCTTCGACGGGGAGGTCCGGATCACCCGACGCGGGCTCGACACCCGGGAGTTCGTCTACGTCGACGTCGACCTCGGGCCCGAAGAGGGGATCGACCGCGTGCGGAGCCAGGTCGGCCAGTACGACGTCGCGGACGCGGTCGTCATCGTGAGCATCGACGGCGACGGTGACCCCATCGCCCCGGCCAGCGTCGAGGAGTTCGCCCTCGATGCGGGTGCGCTGGTCGCCCGCGTCACGGACCACCGGGAGCTGGCGGCCGACACCGACGAGACGGACGTGAGCTTCGCGGACCCGGACGACGCCGTCGCCGAACGGGTCCGGGAACTGGGGCTGAGCGAGGCCGCCCGCGACATCGACGAAACCATCCGGGCCTCGAAGGTGGCCGACGCGAACGTCACGTCGACGGTCGAACAGCGGGTCCGTGAACTGATCGAGGACGACCCCGAGGCGCTGACTGCCGACGACGGGCCGAACGCGGCTGCGTCCGAGTCGACCGACGGGAGCGGACCGGAACAGCGCCGACCGGACGAATCGAGCGCGGACGGGTCCACGACTGGCGGTTCGCCGGCGGACGCCGAGACACGGGACGGCGAGGACCAGTCGAGCATGGAGGAGTTTATCTGA
- the rad50 gene encoding DNA double-strand break repair ATPase Rad50, with product MKFQRVRLENFKCYDDADLRLAPGVTVIHGLNGSGKSSLLEGCFFALYGARAIDETLGDVVTLGADDCTVDLWFTHAGEEYHLTRRVRATGERATTAKCVLETPTGTFEGARDVRARITELLRMDSEAFVNCAYVRQGEVNKLINATASDRQDMLDDLLQLGKLETYRERASDARVGVKRVRNGKQERLEQLDEQIDEKESQDLHERLNGLETELNEVQSDIERIEDQQSTAEQTRDQAESVLDEYEEKQTELAELTEDIDSLETTITEAESEREQLKDELSERKSDRDSLRADLDEQVTETELDSADRDAVTARIDELDERGEELRSRIESQKVEAQKHSGEAESLTEQAEDLASRVETKRQSAAELESELADTRETIAERREKLSEIDDEIESVEATFEAAEIDRDGVDAHRESVATELAETRQRVTELETRLENERSSLAEAEALLEEGKCPECGQDVTGSPHVESIEDDRERIADLEADLADARETVERLEDDLEAAEELAEAADRLARLRDNRSTVVQLIEEKESGLDDDEERVDELRADADELEAEADAKREAAEAARERAAECRSTIGECNQEHQTVKESIAQLEGVLELLDGIENCENDIEQLRSRRAQLAEVNDERRERLAEKRERKQELAEAVDESRVEEARSEKERAEAYVEKAEAKLAELRERRDDLQSAIGGVRSELDELESLRERRASLAGTLDRLEQLYDEAEQLQEMYGTLRAQLRQRNVETLERMLNETFELVYQNDSYSHIELDGEYELTVYQKDGDPLEPEQLSGGERALFNLSLRCAIYRLLAEGIEGSAPMPPLILDEPTVFLDSGHVTRLLDLIEYMRDEVGVEQILVVSHDDELVGAADDLVRVEKDATTNRSRVERVEATVAELV from the coding sequence ATGAAGTTCCAGCGCGTCCGGCTGGAGAACTTCAAATGCTACGACGACGCCGACCTGCGGTTAGCCCCCGGTGTCACCGTCATCCACGGACTCAACGGCAGCGGGAAGTCCTCGCTGCTTGAGGGGTGTTTCTTCGCCCTCTACGGCGCGAGAGCGATCGACGAGACCCTCGGGGACGTGGTCACGCTGGGCGCCGACGACTGCACCGTCGATCTCTGGTTCACCCACGCCGGCGAGGAGTACCATCTGACCCGCCGGGTCCGGGCGACCGGCGAGCGGGCGACGACCGCCAAGTGTGTCCTGGAAACGCCCACAGGAACCTTCGAGGGGGCGCGTGACGTGCGCGCTCGGATCACCGAACTCCTCCGGATGGACAGCGAGGCGTTCGTCAACTGCGCGTACGTCCGGCAGGGCGAGGTGAACAAGCTCATCAACGCCACTGCGAGCGACCGCCAGGACATGCTCGACGACCTCCTGCAACTCGGGAAACTGGAGACGTACCGCGAACGGGCCAGCGACGCCCGCGTGGGGGTCAAGCGTGTCCGAAATGGAAAACAAGAGCGGCTCGAACAACTGGACGAACAGATCGACGAGAAGGAGTCACAGGACCTCCACGAGCGACTCAACGGGCTAGAGACGGAACTCAACGAGGTCCAGTCCGACATCGAGCGCATCGAGGACCAACAGTCGACCGCCGAACAGACCCGCGATCAGGCCGAGTCCGTCCTCGACGAGTACGAGGAGAAACAGACCGAACTGGCGGAACTGACCGAGGACATCGACTCCCTGGAGACGACGATCACCGAGGCCGAGAGCGAACGGGAGCAGCTCAAAGACGAGCTCTCGGAGCGCAAGAGTGACCGCGACTCACTGCGGGCTGATCTCGACGAGCAGGTCACCGAGACCGAACTCGACAGCGCCGACCGGGACGCCGTCACGGCCCGGATCGACGAGTTGGACGAACGGGGGGAGGAATTGCGATCCCGCATCGAGAGCCAGAAGGTCGAAGCACAGAAACACAGCGGCGAGGCAGAGAGCCTGACCGAACAGGCCGAGGACCTGGCCTCGCGTGTGGAGACGAAGCGCCAGAGCGCCGCGGAACTGGAGTCGGAACTGGCCGACACACGCGAGACCATCGCCGAGCGACGCGAGAAACTCTCGGAGATCGACGACGAGATCGAGTCGGTCGAGGCGACCTTCGAGGCCGCCGAGATCGACCGGGACGGGGTCGACGCCCACCGGGAGTCGGTCGCTACGGAACTGGCGGAGACCCGCCAGCGGGTGACCGAACTGGAGACGCGACTGGAGAACGAGCGGTCCTCGCTCGCCGAGGCCGAGGCGCTGCTGGAGGAGGGGAAATGTCCCGAGTGTGGCCAGGACGTCACGGGGTCACCGCACGTCGAGTCCATCGAGGACGACCGCGAGCGGATCGCCGACCTCGAAGCCGACCTGGCCGACGCTCGGGAGACGGTCGAGCGCCTAGAAGACGACCTCGAAGCGGCCGAGGAGTTGGCCGAGGCCGCCGACCGACTGGCACGGCTCCGCGACAACCGCTCGACGGTCGTCCAGTTGATCGAGGAGAAGGAGTCGGGGTTGGACGACGACGAGGAACGCGTCGACGAACTCCGAGCGGACGCCGACGAGTTGGAGGCCGAGGCCGACGCGAAACGCGAGGCCGCCGAGGCGGCACGGGAACGGGCCGCGGAGTGCCGGTCGACGATCGGCGAGTGCAACCAGGAACACCAGACAGTCAAGGAGTCGATCGCACAGTTAGAGGGGGTACTGGAGCTACTGGACGGGATCGAGAACTGTGAGAACGACATCGAGCAACTCCGTAGCCGGCGGGCACAGCTCGCCGAGGTCAACGACGAGCGCCGCGAGCGCCTGGCCGAGAAACGCGAACGGAAACAGGAACTGGCCGAGGCAGTCGACGAGTCACGGGTCGAGGAGGCCCGCTCGGAGAAAGAGCGGGCCGAGGCGTACGTGGAGAAGGCCGAGGCGAAACTGGCGGAGTTGCGCGAACGCCGGGACGACCTCCAGAGCGCCATCGGCGGCGTCCGCTCCGAGCTTGACGAACTGGAGTCGCTGCGCGAGCGACGGGCATCGCTGGCCGGGACCCTCGACCGCCTGGAGCAGTTGTACGACGAAGCCGAACAGCTCCAGGAGATGTACGGGACGCTGCGGGCACAACTCCGCCAGCGAAACGTCGAGACGCTCGAACGGATGCTCAACGAGACCTTCGAGTTGGTCTACCAGAACGACTCGTACTCCCACATCGAACTCGACGGGGAGTACGAACTGACCGTCTACCAGAAGGACGGCGACCCGCTGGAGCCCGAACAGCTCTCGGGGGGCGAACGCGCGCTGTTCAACCTCAGTCTGCGGTGTGCGATCTACCGGCTGCTCGCGGAGGGGATCGAGGGGTCGGCACCGATGCCGCCGCTGATCCTCGACGAGCCGACGGTGTTCCTGGACTCGGGCCACGTCACCCGGTTGCTCGACCTGATCGAGTACATGCGTGACGAGGTCGGCGTCGAACAGATCCTCGTGGTCAGCCACGACGACGAACTCGTCGGGGCCGCCGACGATCTGGTCCGGGTGGAGAAAGACGCGACCACGAACCGCTCGCGTGTCGAACGGGTCGAGGCGACCGTCGCCGAGTTGGTCTAA
- a CDS encoding DUF7346 family protein codes for MRTVRDESGTRYLLLKRSSDASLVRDPETGERTHVPNDRLEPVEGESPLETAAAAVSDPVRRLLTAAHDDRSLGLLVELDARGPLAVTDLLGSYDLCESDLHGLLGEFRAAGLVTEASVAGQRGYDATETTADALAALDAR; via the coding sequence ATGCGAACCGTCCGCGACGAGTCGGGCACGCGCTATCTGCTGCTCAAACGGTCCAGCGACGCGAGTCTGGTCAGAGACCCCGAGACCGGCGAGCGAACGCACGTCCCCAACGACCGACTCGAACCCGTCGAGGGCGAGTCGCCGCTGGAGACCGCCGCGGCGGCGGTGTCAGATCCGGTCCGTCGACTTCTCACGGCAGCCCACGACGACCGCTCGCTGGGGCTGCTCGTGGAACTCGACGCCCGCGGGCCGCTCGCGGTGACGGATCTGCTGGGCAGCTACGATCTCTGTGAGAGCGACCTCCACGGCCTGCTCGGGGAGTTCCGCGCGGCCGGGCTGGTCACGGAGGCGTCGGTCGCCGGCCAGCGGGGCTACGACGCGACCGAGACGACGGCCGACGCCCTGGCTGCCCTCGACGCCCGTTAG
- a CDS encoding DUF7322 domain-containing protein: protein MVLPPDEDDSDSGPSVVNEKSVHEPEEFDPDSLGPSIPEAPSAPEPPRDGSASEISGLFWKLVVVFNVALFGLSVGPMIIYFEGQTDRGVQVFLVGAIAFAYGYFRYRQFMNDREDDDGDEDTDDDSDESASPDTEPIERNG, encoded by the coding sequence GTGGTCCTGCCCCCCGACGAGGACGACTCGGATTCCGGCCCGAGTGTCGTCAACGAGAAGAGCGTCCACGAACCCGAGGAGTTCGACCCCGACAGTCTCGGGCCGTCAATCCCCGAAGCACCGTCAGCACCGGAGCCGCCGCGGGACGGCTCCGCCAGCGAGATCTCCGGGTTGTTCTGGAAACTCGTCGTCGTGTTCAACGTCGCGCTGTTCGGGCTGTCGGTCGGCCCGATGATCATCTACTTCGAGGGGCAGACGGACCGCGGCGTCCAGGTGTTTCTCGTCGGCGCTATCGCCTTTGCCTACGGGTACTTCCGCTATCGTCAGTTCATGAACGACCGCGAGGACGACGACGGTGACGAGGACACGGACGACGACAGTGACGAGTCGGCGTCGCCCGACACGGAGCCGATCGAACGCAACGGCTAA
- a CDS encoding DUF7331 family protein: MSHHASPDGEADRSEQLRSEPALPDAIQTTETYEVDNGTVFYDAQNPLAWLQSDVTMPLDEIN, translated from the coding sequence ATGTCGCACCACGCATCCCCAGACGGCGAGGCGGACCGGTCGGAGCAACTGCGTTCGGAGCCGGCGCTCCCGGACGCGATCCAGACGACGGAGACCTACGAGGTGGACAACGGGACAGTGTTCTACGACGCCCAGAACCCGCTCGCGTGGCTCCAGTCGGACGTGACGATGCCACTGGACGAGATCAACTGA
- a CDS encoding DNA-directed DNA polymerase — translation MSDESQRALGDFTGGSASDDRPADEAAAVAGNDDSHATVVDIDEQQFPAVEETVEFVVTQVDYTVEGRGDDEFPVVHVFGRTDDNEAVHAEIYEFKPYFYAPASSVSPDQLRQYDRITGWEETDADGEPYESIRGERLVKIFGQTPRDVGQMRDDFDHYEADILFPNRLLIDKDITSGVRVPARESEDGSLTVHHSEVDPVEASADPRVNTFDIEVDDRSGFPEDGEEPIVCLTSHDSYDDEYILWLYQSPEGVDGPEALAGYDPIGDDDLDVDVRIFEREEAMLEAFVDYIVGTDPDVLTGWNFDDFDAPYLLDRLDELRSFDHDYDLDIDRLSRVDEVWRSDWQGPDIKGRVVFDLLYAYKRTQFTELESYRLDAVGEQELGVGKERYAGDIGDLWEDDPERLLEYNLRDVELCVELDREQDIVDFWDEVRTFVGCKLEDATTPGDAVDMYVLHKLHGEFALPSKGQQESEDYEGGAVFDPITGVRENVTVLDLKSLYPMCMVTTNASPETKVDPERYDGETYRAPNGTHFRKEPDGVIREMVDELLTEREEKKERRNSFDPDNPEYERLDRQQAAVKVIMNSLYGVLGWDRFRLYDKEMGAAVTATGRDVIDYTDEVVAGEGYEVVYGDTDSVMLQLGDVSAEDIDSSVEITDAMREKHPEMDEPELETIAATIQKGFELEETINASYDDFASDRLNADDHRFQIEFEKLYRRFFQAGKKKRYAGHIVWKEGKDVDDIDITGFEYQRSDIAPITKRVQKEVIDRIVHGEDAESIKEYVGEVIEDYQAGNVDLDDVGIPGGIGKKLDNYDTDTAQVRGAKYANLLLGTNFQSGSKPKRLYLDRVHSDFFERIEAEQGLDPAQDPLYGEFRRDPDVICFEYADQIPEEFEVDWDKMLDKTLKGPIARILEALDISWEEVKSGQEQTGLGQFM, via the coding sequence ATGAGTGACGAGAGTCAGCGAGCCCTCGGGGATTTCACGGGAGGGAGCGCCAGCGACGACCGGCCGGCCGACGAGGCGGCAGCAGTCGCCGGAAACGACGACAGCCACGCGACCGTCGTCGACATCGACGAGCAGCAGTTCCCGGCCGTCGAGGAGACTGTCGAGTTCGTCGTGACCCAGGTCGACTACACCGTCGAGGGACGGGGCGACGACGAGTTCCCCGTCGTCCACGTCTTTGGCCGGACCGACGACAACGAGGCCGTCCACGCCGAGATCTACGAGTTCAAGCCGTACTTCTACGCGCCCGCGTCGTCGGTCTCGCCCGACCAACTCCGCCAGTACGACCGCATCACCGGCTGGGAGGAGACCGACGCCGACGGCGAGCCCTACGAGTCGATCCGGGGCGAACGACTGGTCAAGATCTTCGGACAGACCCCACGGGACGTGGGCCAGATGCGGGACGATTTCGACCACTACGAGGCGGACATCCTCTTCCCCAACCGCCTGCTCATCGACAAGGACATCACCAGCGGCGTCCGCGTGCCGGCCCGCGAGAGCGAGGACGGGAGCCTGACGGTCCACCACAGCGAGGTCGACCCCGTCGAGGCCAGTGCCGATCCGCGAGTCAACACCTTCGACATCGAGGTCGACGACCGCTCGGGCTTTCCGGAAGACGGCGAGGAGCCGATCGTCTGTCTCACCTCACACGACTCCTACGACGACGAGTACATCCTCTGGCTGTATCAGTCGCCCGAAGGCGTCGACGGCCCCGAAGCGCTGGCCGGCTACGACCCGATCGGCGACGACGACCTCGACGTCGACGTCAGGATCTTCGAACGGGAGGAGGCGATGCTGGAGGCGTTCGTCGACTACATCGTCGGGACCGATCCCGACGTGCTGACGGGGTGGAACTTCGACGACTTCGACGCACCGTACCTGCTGGACCGGCTCGATGAACTCCGGAGTTTCGACCACGACTACGACCTCGACATCGACCGCCTCTCGCGGGTCGACGAGGTCTGGCGCAGCGACTGGCAGGGGCCCGACATCAAGGGACGAGTCGTCTTCGACCTCCTGTATGCCTACAAGCGCACGCAGTTCACCGAACTGGAGTCCTACCGGCTGGACGCCGTCGGCGAGCAGGAACTCGGCGTCGGCAAGGAACGGTACGCCGGCGACATCGGCGATCTCTGGGAGGACGACCCCGAGCGCCTGCTGGAGTACAACCTCCGTGACGTGGAGCTCTGTGTCGAACTCGACCGCGAACAGGACATCGTGGATTTCTGGGACGAGGTCCGGACGTTCGTCGGCTGTAAGCTCGAAGACGCGACCACCCCCGGCGACGCCGTCGACATGTACGTCCTCCACAAACTCCACGGTGAGTTCGCACTGCCCTCGAAAGGCCAGCAGGAGAGCGAGGACTACGAGGGAGGAGCGGTCTTCGACCCGATCACCGGCGTCCGGGAGAACGTCACGGTGCTGGACCTGAAATCGCTGTACCCGATGTGTATGGTGACGACCAACGCCAGCCCGGAGACGAAAGTCGATCCCGAGCGCTACGACGGCGAGACCTACCGCGCACCCAACGGGACCCACTTCCGGAAGGAGCCGGACGGCGTCATCCGGGAGATGGTCGACGAACTCCTGACGGAACGGGAAGAGAAGAAGGAGCGGCGGAACTCGTTCGATCCCGACAATCCGGAGTACGAGCGCTTAGACCGCCAACAAGCGGCAGTGAAGGTGATCATGAATAGTTTGTACGGCGTGTTGGGATGGGACCGGTTCCGCCTGTACGACAAGGAGATGGGCGCAGCCGTCACCGCTACGGGTCGGGACGTGATCGACTACACCGACGAAGTCGTCGCAGGCGAGGGGTACGAGGTCGTATACGGGGACACCGACTCCGTCATGTTACAGCTGGGGGATGTTTCGGCCGAGGATATCGATAGCAGCGTCGAGATCACCGACGCGATGCGGGAGAAACATCCCGAGATGGACGAACCGGAGTTAGAGACGATCGCGGCGACGATCCAGAAAGGCTTCGAGCTAGAGGAGACGATCAACGCCTCCTACGACGACTTCGCCAGCGACCGGCTAAACGCCGACGACCACCGCTTCCAGATCGAGTTCGAGAAACTCTACCGGCGGTTCTTCCAGGCGGGCAAAAAGAAACGCTACGCCGGCCACATCGTCTGGAAGGAGGGCAAGGACGTTGACGACATCGACATCACGGGCTTCGAGTACCAGCGGTCGGACATCGCGCCGATCACCAAGCGGGTCCAGAAGGAGGTCATCGACCGGATCGTCCACGGCGAGGACGCCGAGTCGATCAAGGAGTACGTCGGCGAGGTGATCGAGGACTACCAGGCCGGGAACGTCGACCTCGACGACGTGGGCATCCCCGGTGGCATCGGGAAGAAACTGGACAACTACGACACCGACACGGCACAGGTCAGGGGTGCGAAGTACGCCAACCTCCTGTTGGGGACGAACTTCCAGAGCGGGTCGAAACCGAAGCGTCTCTACCTGGATCGGGTCCACTCGGACTTCTTCGAGCGTATCGAGGCCGAGCAGGGGCTGGACCCGGCACAGGACCCGCTGTACGGGGAGTTCCGCCGGGACCCCGACGTGATCTGTTTCGAGTACGCCGACCAGATCCCCGAGGAGTTCGAGGTCGACTGGGACAAGATGCTCGACAAGACGCTGAAAGGGCCGATCGCCCGGATCCTCGAAGCCCTGGACATCTCCTGGGAGGAGGTCAAGAGCGGCCAGGAACAGACCGGGCTCGGCCAGTTCATGTAG
- a CDS encoding DUF4166 domain-containing protein, with the protein MVELDDETPRVGGTDGRSIYERALGEEFTALHPKIQERFGFTSADGVACIGRGTMEYVRNGGPHLLPFLWFGATHNTMFPEQNTAVPFTIRNYAYEDAFGRETVTWLRRFDMPRRRRFDAAMIYSEERERIVDYLGTRHHLAVDIDLAVSDRGGIEITTGPQRLYAVGTCVPLPLALSAQATVHEWYDDETEQFRIAVTVTNPLVGLVFEYRGSFEVEWIDCEAVPDAVRPVSPTAGE; encoded by the coding sequence ATGGTCGAACTCGACGACGAGACCCCCCGAGTGGGCGGTACCGACGGCCGGTCGATCTACGAGCGGGCGCTGGGTGAGGAGTTCACGGCGCTGCACCCGAAGATCCAGGAGCGGTTCGGGTTCACGAGCGCCGACGGCGTGGCCTGTATCGGCCGCGGGACGATGGAGTACGTCCGAAACGGCGGGCCACACCTGCTGCCGTTCCTGTGGTTCGGTGCGACACACAACACGATGTTCCCCGAGCAGAACACCGCGGTCCCGTTCACGATCCGGAACTACGCCTACGAGGACGCGTTCGGACGGGAGACGGTGACGTGGCTGCGGCGGTTCGATATGCCCCGGCGCCGGCGGTTCGACGCCGCGATGATCTACAGCGAAGAGCGGGAGCGGATCGTCGATTACCTCGGGACGCGTCACCATCTCGCGGTCGACATCGACCTGGCCGTAAGCGACCGGGGCGGCATCGAGATCACGACCGGGCCACAGCGGTTGTACGCAGTCGGGACCTGCGTGCCGTTGCCGCTGGCGCTCTCCGCACAGGCGACCGTCCACGAGTGGTACGACGACGAGACCGAACAGTTCCGCATCGCCGTGACCGTGACGAACCCGCTGGTCGGACTCGTCTTCGAGTACCGCGGCTCGTTCGAGGTCGAGTGGATCGACTGCGAAGCGGTGCCGGACGCCGTGCGGCCGGTGTCACCGACCGCCGGCGAGTGA